One Paracidovorax avenae ATCC 19860 genomic region harbors:
- a CDS encoding patatin-like phospholipase family protein, with amino-acid sequence MSERAAPAPGSVPLNLALQGGGSHGALTWGVLDALLEDGRFHFEGISGTSAGAMNAVALAHGFAQAAHQNPGLRGEALHERGCAMARESLTRLWEGVGAMGSLMWGVPLASTPLMGMMSQWLSPYQTNPLGINPLRRLLEREVDFDVLRDAPGPRVFVCATNVRTGRGVIFSGQRLSADAVMASACLPLLFKAVQIEGEHYWDGGYSGNPALHPLIYKTRCADILLVQINPIEHTELPDSAADIMERMNEVTFNASLLAEMRAIEFVRRLLAEGKLDAQRYKSVRMHRIDGGSVLAEFGASSKLRADLTFVRQLFALGRAAGQAWIERHHGDVGVRPTVNIADNA; translated from the coding sequence ATGTCTGAGCGGGCCGCGCCGGCACCGGGCTCGGTGCCCCTCAACCTCGCCCTGCAGGGCGGGGGATCGCACGGCGCGCTCACCTGGGGCGTGCTGGATGCGCTACTGGAAGACGGCCGCTTCCACTTCGAGGGCATCAGCGGCACCAGCGCCGGCGCGATGAACGCGGTGGCGCTGGCCCACGGCTTCGCCCAGGCCGCCCACCAGAACCCCGGGCTGCGCGGCGAGGCGCTGCACGAGCGCGGCTGCGCCATGGCGCGCGAGTCCCTCACGCGGCTGTGGGAGGGCGTGGGCGCCATGGGCAGCCTGATGTGGGGCGTGCCGCTCGCCTCCACGCCCCTGATGGGCATGATGTCGCAGTGGCTGTCGCCCTACCAGACCAATCCGCTGGGCATCAACCCGCTGCGCCGGCTGCTGGAGCGCGAGGTCGATTTCGACGTATTGCGCGACGCGCCGGGGCCGCGCGTCTTCGTCTGCGCCACCAACGTGCGCACCGGCCGCGGCGTGATCTTCTCGGGCCAGCGCCTGAGCGCCGACGCCGTCATGGCCTCGGCCTGCCTGCCGCTGCTCTTCAAGGCGGTGCAGATCGAGGGCGAGCACTACTGGGACGGCGGCTACTCCGGCAACCCCGCGCTGCACCCGCTGATCTACAAGACCCGCTGCGCCGACATCCTGCTGGTGCAGATCAACCCCATCGAGCACACCGAACTGCCCGACAGCGCGGCCGACATCATGGAGCGCATGAACGAGGTCACCTTCAACGCCAGCCTGCTGGCCGAGATGCGCGCCATCGAGTTCGTCCGCCGCCTGCTCGCCGAGGGCAAGCTGGATGCGCAGCGCTACAAGAGCGTGCGCATGCACCGCATCGACGGCGGCTCCGTGCTGGCCGAGTTCGGCGCCTCCAGCAAGCTGCGCGCCGACCTGACGTTCGTGCGCCAGCTCTTCGCGCTCGGCCGCGCGGCCGGGCAGGCCTGGATCGAGCGCCACCACGGGGACGTCGGGGTGCGGCCCACGGTGAACATCGCCGACAATGCCTGA
- a CDS encoding histidine triad nucleotide-binding protein, which produces MHDPDCLFCKIIAGQIPSRKVYEDDEVFAFHDIHPGAPVHFLMVPKQHVHSMAGVTDAHAGVLGRMMVLAPKLALEQGCNPYPDGGFRIVVNTGTEGGQEVHHLHLHVMGGPRPWLKG; this is translated from the coding sequence ATGCACGATCCCGACTGCCTCTTCTGCAAGATCATCGCCGGCCAGATCCCCTCGCGGAAGGTCTATGAGGACGACGAAGTCTTCGCCTTCCACGACATCCACCCCGGCGCACCCGTCCACTTCCTCATGGTGCCCAAGCAGCACGTGCACTCCATGGCCGGCGTGACCGATGCCCATGCCGGCGTGCTCGGCCGCATGATGGTGCTGGCGCCGAAGCTGGCGCTGGAGCAGGGCTGCAATCCCTATCCGGACGGCGGATTCCGCATCGTGGTAAACACCGGCACGGAAGGTGGCCAGGAAGTGCACCACCTGCACCTGCATGTCATGGGCGGTCCGCGCCCCTGGCTCAAGGGCTGA
- the tatA gene encoding Sec-independent protein translocase subunit TatA produces the protein MGSFSIWHWLIVLLIVVMVFGTKKLKNIGSDLGGAVKGFKDGMKDGTAPDGTPASTTAATPPAGQVTNQQAHAADPGTIDVEARHKG, from the coding sequence ATGGGTTCCTTTTCCATCTGGCACTGGCTGATCGTGCTGCTCATCGTGGTGATGGTGTTCGGCACGAAGAAGCTCAAGAACATCGGCTCCGACCTCGGCGGTGCCGTGAAGGGCTTCAAGGACGGCATGAAGGACGGCACCGCGCCCGACGGCACGCCCGCCTCCACCACCGCCGCCACGCCCCCCGCAGGGCAGGTGACGAACCAGCAGGCGCACGCCGCCGACCCGGGCACGATCGACGTCGAGGCCAGGCACAAGGGCTGA
- the tatB gene encoding Sec-independent protein translocase protein TatB — translation MIDIGLSKMALIGAVALIVIGPEKLPRVARTVGTLLGKAQRYVADVKAEVNRSMELDELRKMKDTVETAARDVHHSFQTHASEFQKDWESGTSDAAAAGHDGSLDPAALEGPSSRIVPTYKHPGKNWRLKRSATPQWYKARAGVRTKAQSGAARVARFRPRKFQ, via the coding sequence ATGATCGACATCGGCCTCTCCAAGATGGCGCTGATCGGCGCCGTGGCGCTCATCGTCATCGGCCCCGAGAAGCTGCCCCGCGTCGCGCGCACCGTCGGCACCCTGCTGGGCAAGGCGCAGCGCTACGTGGCCGACGTGAAGGCGGAGGTCAACCGCTCCATGGAACTGGACGAGCTGCGCAAGATGAAGGACACGGTGGAGACCGCCGCGCGCGATGTCCACCACAGCTTCCAGACCCACGCGAGCGAATTCCAGAAGGACTGGGAATCCGGCACCTCCGATGCGGCCGCGGCCGGCCACGACGGCAGCCTGGACCCCGCCGCCCTGGAAGGGCCATCGTCCCGCATCGTCCCGACCTACAAGCACCCCGGCAAGAACTGGCGCCTCAAGCGCAGTGCCACCCCGCAGTGGTACAAGGCGCGCGCCGGCGTGCGCACCAAGGCCCAGTCGGGCGCTGCGCGCGTCGCGCGCTTCCGGCCCCGCAAGTTCCAGTGA
- the tatC gene encoding twin-arginine translocase subunit TatC: protein MSEKPSPEDELAGTEQPFVAHLMELRDRLIKAIVAVGIVGAVLFFYPGPGRLYDLLAAPLVAHLPAGATLIATSVISPFMVPLKILLMSAFLVALPVVLYQVWAFVAPGLYSHEKKLVLPLVISSTVLFFAGVAFCYFFVFGQVFSFIQSFAPKSITAAPDIEAYLSFVLTMFLAFGLAFEVPVVVVVLARMGIVDVAKLKSFRGYFIVVAFIIAAVVTPPDVVSQLALAVPMCLLYELGIWAAQIFIRHTQAPEDAAEQREPSA, encoded by the coding sequence ATGTCCGAAAAACCCTCTCCCGAAGACGAGCTGGCCGGTACCGAGCAGCCGTTCGTCGCGCACCTCATGGAACTGCGCGACCGCCTCATCAAGGCCATCGTCGCCGTCGGCATCGTCGGGGCCGTGCTCTTCTTCTACCCCGGCCCGGGCCGGCTCTACGACCTGCTGGCCGCGCCCCTGGTGGCGCACCTGCCCGCGGGCGCGACGCTGATCGCCACCTCGGTGATCTCGCCCTTCATGGTGCCGCTCAAGATCCTGCTGATGTCGGCCTTCCTGGTGGCCCTGCCCGTGGTGCTCTACCAGGTGTGGGCCTTCGTGGCGCCGGGCCTGTACTCGCACGAGAAGAAGCTCGTGCTGCCCCTGGTCATCTCCAGCACCGTGCTGTTCTTCGCGGGCGTGGCGTTCTGCTACTTCTTCGTATTCGGGCAGGTGTTCAGCTTCATCCAGAGCTTCGCGCCCAAGAGCATCACCGCCGCGCCGGACATCGAGGCCTACCTGAGCTTCGTGCTCACCATGTTCCTGGCCTTCGGCCTGGCCTTCGAGGTGCCCGTGGTCGTCGTCGTGCTGGCGCGCATGGGCATCGTCGATGTGGCCAAGCTCAAGAGCTTCCGCGGCTACTTCATCGTCGTCGCCTTCATCATCGCCGCCGTCGTCACCCCGCCGGACGTGGTGTCGCAACTCGCGCTGGCCGTGCCGATGTGCCTGCTGTACGAACTGGGCATCTGGGCGGCGCAGATCTTCATCCGGCACACGCAGGCGCCGGAGGATGCGGCGGAGCAGCGGGAGCCGTCGGCCTGA
- a CDS encoding IS5 family transposase: MPRKPYPTDVSDEEWSFAAPYLTLMDPHAPQRGHDLREVFNALRWLVRAGAPWRMLPNDLPPWEAVYQQSRRWLDAGCFEAMVSDLRSIIRVAQGRQGQPSAMVMDGRTLQSSCESGPRAGYDGYKRKRGSKVHMAVDTLGHLLAVHVTPADEQERAQVQRLCEDVQQATGHTVQLAWADQGYTGEAASKAAQDSGIDLQIVKLPEAKKGFVLLPRRWVVERSFGWLARFRRLSRDYERLPEVLGGMHFLVFAVLMLPAAARVLAAAGSS; this comes from the coding sequence ATGCCCCGCAAGCCCTACCCGACGGACGTGAGCGATGAAGAATGGAGCTTCGCTGCGCCGTACCTGACCCTGATGGACCCGCATGCGCCTCAGCGTGGACACGACCTGCGCGAAGTCTTCAACGCCCTGCGCTGGCTGGTGCGCGCGGGAGCACCTTGGCGGATGCTGCCCAACGATCTGCCACCCTGGGAGGCGGTCTACCAGCAGAGCCGCCGGTGGCTGGATGCGGGTTGCTTCGAGGCGATGGTCTCGGATTTGCGCTCCATCATCCGCGTGGCACAGGGGCGCCAGGGCCAGCCCAGCGCCATGGTGATGGACGGGCGCACACTGCAATCGAGCTGCGAGAGCGGGCCGCGCGCGGGCTACGACGGCTACAAACGCAAGCGCGGCAGCAAAGTGCATATGGCCGTGGACACGCTGGGTCATCTGCTGGCGGTGCATGTCACGCCGGCAGACGAACAGGAGCGTGCGCAGGTGCAGCGCCTGTGCGAAGACGTACAGCAGGCTACGGGCCACACGGTACAACTGGCTTGGGCCGACCAGGGCTACACGGGTGAAGCGGCATCCAAGGCGGCGCAGGACAGCGGAATTGACCTGCAGATCGTGAAGCTGCCCGAGGCGAAGAAGGGCTTTGTGCTGCTGCCGCGCCGCTGGGTGGTGGAGAGAAGCTTCGGCTGGCTGGCAAGGTTTCGCAGGCTCTCCCGGGACTACGAGCGGCTACCCGAAGTGCTCGGCGGGATGCATTTCCTGGTGTTTGCGGTGCTCATGTTGCCCGCCGCCGCGCGGGTGCTGGCTGCGGCGGGAAGTTCATAA